In one window of Tellurirhabdus rosea DNA:
- a CDS encoding alanine dehydrogenase gives MVTGFEELAKQTALYPQEAPAKVMKQKSSLLIGLPKEVSLQEKRIALTPEGVTILVRHGHQVLVEAGAGLGAKFQDREYSEAGAQIVQSPKEVYEANLILKVEPLLDDEFDFIKTGSTLISAVNLPNHKRKYFERLNEKKITALGFEYIEDRVGGMPVIRAMSEIAGNTVMLVAAEYLSSAHEGRGIILGGITGVPPTKVVILGAGTVAEYAARTALGLGADIKVFDKHIYKLQRLKYAIGQHIYTSILDTESLLEGIQRADVVIGAMRAEDGSAPIIISEDMVMKMKPDSVLIDVSIDQGGNFETSRMTTHKEPVYKLHDVIHYCVPNIASRVAHTASLALSNIFLPFLLQTGTIGGIEEMMYANRWFMKGVYSHKGLLTNAFIAKKFNMRYKDLSLLLAARI, from the coding sequence CATGAAGCAGAAAAGCAGTCTGCTGATTGGTTTGCCCAAAGAAGTATCACTGCAGGAAAAACGCATTGCGCTGACGCCCGAAGGTGTGACCATTCTGGTCCGGCACGGGCACCAGGTGCTGGTAGAGGCCGGGGCGGGGCTGGGCGCCAAATTTCAGGACCGCGAGTATTCGGAAGCCGGAGCGCAGATCGTGCAGTCGCCTAAGGAGGTGTACGAAGCGAACCTGATTCTGAAGGTCGAGCCGCTGCTGGACGACGAGTTTGATTTTATCAAAACCGGAAGCACGCTGATTTCGGCGGTCAATCTGCCCAATCACAAGCGGAAATACTTCGAACGGCTCAACGAAAAGAAGATTACCGCCCTCGGGTTTGAATACATTGAAGACCGCGTGGGCGGCATGCCGGTAATCCGGGCCATGAGCGAAATCGCCGGCAACACGGTGATGCTGGTGGCGGCCGAATACCTCAGCAGCGCCCACGAAGGCCGGGGCATCATCCTCGGCGGCATCACGGGCGTCCCGCCGACGAAGGTCGTCATTCTGGGAGCCGGAACCGTGGCCGAATACGCCGCCCGGACGGCCCTGGGCCTGGGTGCCGACATCAAGGTTTTCGACAAGCACATCTACAAACTCCAGCGCCTGAAGTACGCCATCGGGCAGCACATCTACACCTCCATCCTCGATACCGAGTCGCTGCTGGAAGGCATTCAGCGAGCCGACGTGGTGATTGGCGCCATGCGGGCCGAAGACGGCTCAGCGCCGATTATTATCTCGGAAGACATGGTCATGAAGATGAAGCCGGATTCCGTGCTGATCGACGTGTCCATCGACCAGGGGGGGAATTTTGAAACGTCGCGGATGACGACCCACAAGGAGCCGGTTTATAAACTGCACGACGTCATTCATTACTGTGTACCCAATATTGCGTCCCGGGTTGCGCATACGGCCAGTCTTGCGTTGAGTAATATTTTTCTTCCGTTCCTGCTCCAGACAGGGACCATCGGCGGCATCGAAGAAATGATGTACGCGAACCGATGGTTTATGAAAGGCGTTTACAGTCATAAAGGGCTGCTGACAAACGCCTTTATTGCCAAAAAATTTAATATGCGCTACAAAGACCTGAGTCTTCTGCTGGCTGCGAGAATTTAA